A DNA window from Camelina sativa cultivar DH55 chromosome 17, Cs, whole genome shotgun sequence contains the following coding sequences:
- the LOC104757395 gene encoding leucine--tRNA ligase, cytoplasmic-like, with protein MAPGTKNKNSFASRDRLLEIEKAVRKWWEDEDVFRAESRENPPKPGEKFFSSFPFPYMNGYLHIGHAFSLSKVDFASAYHRLRGANVLLPFGFHCTGMPIKASADKLSREIQQFGNPPVFPADDNNTNQAPTVQEESSDEPALPGQFKGKKSKVAAKSGGQVYQWEIMRSFGLTDSEIARFQDPYEWLYYFPPLAVEDLKAYGLGCDWRRSFVTTDVNPFFDAFVRWQMRKLKSMGKIVKDRRYTIFSPLDGQPCADHDRATGEGVQPQEYTLIKMEVVKPFPLKLGPLEGKRVFLAAATLRPETMYGQTNAWVLPDGKYGAYEISETDVFILTERSAINLAYQNFSKIPQKPSCLVELTGYDLIGLPLKSPLSVNEIIYALPMLTILTNKGIGIVTSVPSDSPDDYMALRDLKAKPDRRAKYGVKDEWVPSDIVPVINIPEFGDKAAEKVCLDLKIQSPNDKDKLAEAKRLTYLKGFTEGTMLIGEFAGRKVQEIKPIVKTKLIESGEAIVYSEPEKPVMSRSGDECVVALTDQWYIAYGESEWRKMAEECLSKMNLYSEETRHGFEHTLSWLNQWACSRSFGLGTRIPWDEQFLVESLSDSSIYMAYYTVAHIFHDGDMYKGNKSLIRPQQMNDEVWDYLFCDGPYPKSTDIPSAVLSKMKQEFDYWYPLDLRVSGKDLIQNHLTFFIYNHTALMESRNWPRAIRCNGHIMLNSEKMSKSTGNFRTLRQAIQEFSASATRFSLADAGDGLDDANFVFETANAAILKLTKQLKWMEEDILAAESSLRTGPPSTYADKVFENDINIAIRLTEKAYKDCLFREALKNGFYXXXXXRDEYRISCGSDGNMNHDLILKFMDVQTRLIEPICPQFAEYVWRKLFKKEGCVVAAGWPTSNEPDLVLKTANKYLQDSIVLMRKLLQKQLLGSRRAAKKGAQVTAVPERKLKGLVYVNEQFDGWRAHCLNIMQRKFNQQTCRFAPDEEILAELKEILQKERPEETFEHEQCMSFLKFKKDKAKSIGAQALNTHSSRRFRVPL; from the exons ATGGCACCtggaaccaaaaacaaaaacagcttCGCGAGCAGAGATCGTCTTCTTGAGATTGAAAAAGCTGTTCGAAAGTGGTGGGAAGATGAGGATGTTTTCAGGGCTGAATCTCGTGAGAATCCTCCAAAGCCAGGAGAGAAGTTCTTCTCCTCTTTCCCTTTCCCATATATGAATGGTTATCTACACATTGGTCATGCCTTCTCTCTCTCCAAGGTTGATTTTGCTTCTGCTTACCATAGGCTAAGAGGTGCCAACGTGCTTCTTCCTTTTGGTTTCCACTGTACTGGTATGCCAATCAAGGCTTCCGCGGATAAGCTTTCTCGTGAGATCCAACAGTTTGGAAACCCTCCTGTCTTCCCTGCTGATGATAACAATACCAACCAAGCTCCTACAGTTCAGGAGGAGAGCAGTGATGAACCAGCTTTACCGGGTCAGTTCAAGGGAAAGAAGTCTAAGGTGGCTGCGAAATCTGGTGGACAGGTTTATCAGTGGGAGATTATGCGCAGCTTTGGTCTTACTGACAGTGAGATTGCAAGATTCCAAGATCCATATGAATGGTTGTATTACTTTCCCCCTTTGGCTGTTGAAGACCTCAAGGCATATGGTTTGGGCTGTGATTGGAGACGCTCATTCGTGACTACTGATGTTAATCCTTTTTTCGATGCCTTTGTGAGGTGGCAGATGAGGAAGTTGAAATCTATGGGAAAGATTGTCAAAGACCGTAGGTACACAATTTTCTCACCTTTAGATGGCCAGCCTTGTGCTGATCACGACCGTGCTACTGGTGAAGGTGTTCAGCCTCAAGAGTATACTCTCATAAAGATGGAAGTAGTGAAACCATTTCCTCTAAAATTGGGTCCTTTGGAAGGAAAGAGAGTATTTTTGGCTGCAGCTACTTTGAGGCCTGAGACCATGTATGGACAAACAAACGCTTGGGTGCTACCTGATGGGAAATATGGAGCTTATGAAATCAGTGAAACTGACGTATTCATTCTTACTGAGAGATCTGCAATCAACCTTGCCTACCAGAACTTCTCAAAGATCCCTCAGAAGCCTTCCTGCTTGGTTGAGTTGACCGGGTATGACCTGATTGGACTCCCTTTGAAGTCTCCTCTGTCAGTGAACGAGATCATCTATGCTCTCCCCATGTTAACGATTCTGACCAACAAAGGTATTGGTATTGTCACCAGCGTTCCTAGTGATTCCCCTGATGACTACATGGCTTTACGTGATTTAAAAGCAAAGCCTGATCGTCGAGCAAAGTACGGTGTGAAAGACGAGTGGGTACCCTCTGATATCGTACCCGTTATCAACATCCCAGAATTTGGGGATAAGGCTGCCGAAAAGGTTTGCCTGGATCTGAAAATTCAAAGTCCAAATGATAAGGACAAGCTTGCAGAGGCGAAGAGGTTGACTTACCTGAAAGGATTCACCGAAGGAACAATGCTTATTGGAGAGTTTGCTGGTAGGAAAGTTCAAGAAATCAAGCCCATTGTCAAGACAAAGCTCATAGAGTCTGGCGAGGCTATCGTATACAGTGAACCCGAGAAGCCAGTGATGTCAAGATCGGGTGATGAATGTGTTGTGGCTCTTACAGATCAGTGGTACATAGCTTACGGCGAATCAGAATGGAGGAAAATGGCTGAGGAATGCTTATCAAAAATGAATCTCTACTCTGAAGAAACAAGGCATGGCTTCGAGCACACTTTGAGCTGGCTCAATCAGTGGGCTTGCTCACGGTCTTTTGGTTTAGGAACTCGTATTCCCTGGGATGAGCAGTTCCTTGTTGAATCTTTATCTGATTCATCTATTTATATGGCCTATTATACAGTTGCTCATATCTTTCACGATGGAGATATGTATAAAGGCAACAAGTCTTTGATCCGTCCTCAGCAGATGAATGATGAAGTTTGGGATTATCTCTTCTGTGATGGTCCGTACCCAAAATCAACTGATATTCCTTCAGCTGTTTTAAGTAAGATGAAGCAGGAGTTTGACTATTGGTACCCGCTAGATCTTCGTGTTTCAGGAAAGGAtcttattcagaatcatttgaCATTTTTCATCTACAACCACACTGCACTAATGGAGAGTCGTAACTGGCCACGTGCCATCAGATGTAATGGTCACATTATGCTCAACTCTGAGAAAATGTCAAAGTCAACTGGAAATTTCAGAACCCTGCGCCAGGCTATCCAGGAATTCTCTGCCAGTGCTACAAGGTTTTCTTTGGCTGATGCTGGTGATGGCCTTGACGATGCAAACTTTGTGTTTGAAACTGCAAATGCTGCAATTTTGAAGCTGACGAAACAGCTCAAATGGATGGAAGAAGATATTCTGGCTGCTGAATCTTCTTTGAGAACGGGGCCTCCATCTACATATGCTGATAAAGTGTTTGAAAATGACATAAACATTGCTATCAGGTTGACTGAAAAAGCTTACAAAGATTGTTTGTTTAGGGAGGCACTTAAGAATGGGTTTTAC NNNNNNNNNNNNNNTCGAGATGAGTATAGAATTTCCTGTGGCAGTGACGGAAATATGAACCATGACTTGATACTGAAATTCATGGATGTGCAAACACGCCTCATTGAACCAATCTGTCCCCAGTTTGCAGAATATGTATGGAGGAAACTTTTTAAGAAGGAAGGTTGTGTGGTGGCAGCTGGCTGGCCTACATCAAATGAGCCAGATTTGGTTCTCAAGACTGCTAACAAATATTTGCAAGATTCTATAGTATTAATGAGAAAGCTTCTACAAAAACAGCTCTTGGGTTCCAGGAGGGCTGCTAAGAAAGGTGCTCAAGTAACAGCAGTGCCAGAGAGGAAGTTAAAAGGCCTAGTATATGTGAACGAGCAATTTGATGGATGGAGAGCTCACTGCCTCAATATCATGCAAAGAAAATTTAACCAACAAACCTGTCGTTTTGCCCCTGATGAAGAGATACTTGCAGAACTAAAGGAGATATTACAGAAGGAGCGACCAGAAGAAACATTTGAACATGAACAGTGCATGTCTTTCCTTAAGTTCAAGAAGGACAAGGCTAAATCTATTGGCGCTCAGGCCCTAAATACTCATTCTTCTAGAAGGTTTCGTGTTCCATTATAG